TTTCCAGATGGCAATAGTTCTGATCGCTCGTCCTCTGTCAGTTCGAATTTGTCAGCCAGCGACTGAACCACATCGGAAATTTTCACCTCGCCCATTTCGGAAGAGCGCAGGACGGGCAACATCAAAGTCTGAAAGTCGGGAATGGCCATTGTCGAAAATTATTGAGTCAAACGGCAACGCCGCGGTTCTGCGTCGCGGTGAGAGATGATACCCGTTCCTTGACCGGTGACTAAGCACGGAACGTCCGCTCCCCTTTGGTAGGAGTCATTCTCGAACCACTGCTGCATTGGTCCGCTTTGGGTCGCATACGGCCTCTGCCCGCAATCCACGAAGAACCTTATTTGCCCGTCACGCCTGGCATCCAACGTGCTTCTATCAAGAAAACGCGGTTACAACCTGAAAAAGCGCCGACGCGGCATCTGCGCGAGAATTGACGCTATCGGCACTTCGCCTCTAACGGAGGTTAGAAATGGACAACGGGACCAACAACATCACGCCCACGCCCGGCACCGGCGAGCCGCGCCGCCTGCATCCGCTGGTCGCGACGGCTGCGGGCGCGGTCATCGTCGCGAGCCTTGCGGCAACGGCCGCCGTGACCGGGTTTTTCCCCGGCGCGCACAGCAATTCCGCGCAGAACGCGCAGACGCAGACCGCCGCAGTCGCGCAGCAACAACCGGTGGTCGCGCCCGCCGCGCCGCCCGCCGTCCAGCCGGTAGCCGCGCAAACCGCGCCCGCGCAAGCCGCGACTCAGCCGGTACAGCAAGCGCCAGCGCAACCATCATACGCACAGCAGCCGCCGCAACACCCCGCCTATTGCTCGACGTGCGGCACCGTCGAAGCCATCTCAGCCGTGCGTCGCGAAGGGCACGGAACCGGCATCGGCGCGGTCGGCGGCGCGGTGGCGGGCGGCGTCGTCGGGAATCAGTTCGGACACGGCGGCGGCCGCACCGCCATGACGCTGCTCGGCGCGCTCGGCGGCGGGCTCGCGGGCAATTCGGTCGAAAAGCACCTGCGCAGCGAAACCGATTACTCGGTACGGGTGCGGATGGAAAACGGCAAGACGCGTTATTTCACCTATCATCAGCAGCCGCCGTTCGCGCAGGGGCAGCATGTGCGCGTGCATAACGGCACGCTGGTCGACGCGGGCTGATAGGCCGACCGCCTCATGCAAAAAGGGCGACGGGGTTAGCAACCCGCCGCCCTTTTGTATCGTGGAAACCCCGCGTTAGTGGTCGCGCTGAGAACTGCGCGCCGGATTCGGTCTCCCGCGCATGGCCATGTACGCCCACCAGACGTAGCCCGAGAAGCCATACAGCACGAAGAGGCAGAACAGCATGACGGGCGGATCCGACGAAACGAGCACGAACGCCACCACGACCAGCAATACGCCCGCGAACGGCACCCGATAGCGCACATCGAGCGCCTTGCCGCTGTAGAACGGCGCGTTCGACACCATCGTGACGCCCGCGTAGACGGTCAGCGCGAACGCGACCCACGGCAGCCACACGAGCTTGAGCGGCACGCGATTGTCGGTCGCGAGCCACACGAAGCCGGCGATCAGCGCGGCCGCGGCCGGGCTCGGCAAGCCCTGAAAATAGCGCTTGTCGACCACGCCGACATTCGTATTGAAGCGCGCGAGCCGCAGCGCCGCGCCCGAGCAGTACACGAACGCCGCGAGCCAGCCCCAGCGCCCGAGGTCCTTCAGCACCCATTCGTACATGACGAGCGCCGGCGCGACGCCGAACGACACCATGTCCGACAGGCTGTCGAACTGCTCGCCGAACGCGCTCTGCGTATGCGTCATGCGCGCGACGCGGCCGTCCATGCCGTCGAGCACCATCGCGACGAAAATGGCGATGGCCGCGATCTCGAAGCGCACGTTCATCGCCTGAACGACCGCGAAGAAGCCGCAGAAGAGCGCAGCCGTGGTGAACGCATTGGGCAGCAGATAGATGCCGCGCTTTCTCAGGAATTGCTGCCGCTTCGCGCGCCGCGTTTCCACGGCGCCGACGTCTTGCACCGCCTTGTTGCGACGAAACGCGCGCGGCGGCGCCCCGTTCATGCGGTTCCGGCGCGGTTTGAATGCCGCCATCGACGCCTCCGCGTTATTCCGCGAACTCGGCGAGAATCGTCGACGAGGCGGACACCTTCTCGCCGATCGCCACGCGCGGCCGGCTGCCGACCGGCAGATACACGTCGACGCGCGAACCGAAGCGGATGAAGCCGTAGCGTTGGCCGCGCGTGAGCGGCTCGCCCGCGTGGACGTAGCAGAGAATGCGCCGCGCGATCAGCCCGGCGATCTGCACCGACGTCACCGTATGCCCGGTCGCGGTTTGCAGCACGATGGCGTTGCGCTCGTTCTCGGTCGACGCCTTGTCGACAGCCGCGTTCAGATACGCGCCCGGGAAATACTGCACCTTGGTGATCGCGCCGTCGACCGGCGAACGCTGCGAGTGCACGTTGAACACGTTCATGAACACGCTGATCTTCAGCGCCTCGCGGCCCGCGTACGGATCATGCGCGGTTTCCACCGCGACGATGCGCCCGTCCGCCGGACACAGCACGGCATTGGCCTGCGTGGGAATGGGGCGCGGCGGATCGCGGAAGAACTGGACGACGAAAATCACGATCAGCCAGAAGATCCAGGCGAAGCCGAAGCCGCCGATCGCCTGCACGAGAATGGCAACGACGGCCGCGATGGCGATGAACGGCCAGCCTTCGCGGGCAATGATCGGATGGGGATAGTTCATGAACGAGGTCTGTGTTTTTAAAACCCGTAGGATAGCAAAAGCCGCCCTCGGCACAGCGGCTTCGGGCGGCTTTCACGACAGCAAGAACCGTGACGCGCGAAAAACTTAGTTCTTCGACTGGTCGACGAGCTTGTTCTTGGCGATCCACGGCATCATTGCGCGCAGCTTCTCGCCGACCTGCTCGATCTGATGCTCGGCCGTCAGGCGGCGGCGCGATTGCAGCGTCGGCGCGCCGGCGCGATTCTCGATGATGAAGCTCTTCGCGTATTCGCCGGTCT
The Caballeronia sp. M1242 DNA segment above includes these coding regions:
- a CDS encoding glycine zipper 2TM domain-containing protein; its protein translation is MDNGTNNITPTPGTGEPRRLHPLVATAAGAVIVASLAATAAVTGFFPGAHSNSAQNAQTQTAAVAQQQPVVAPAAPPAVQPVAAQTAPAQAATQPVQQAPAQPSYAQQPPQHPAYCSTCGTVEAISAVRREGHGTGIGAVGGAVAGGVVGNQFGHGGGRTAMTLLGALGGGLAGNSVEKHLRSETDYSVRVRMENGKTRYFTYHQQPPFAQGQHVRVHNGTLVDAG
- the pssA gene encoding CDP-diacylglycerol--serine O-phosphatidyltransferase, producing the protein MAAFKPRRNRMNGAPPRAFRRNKAVQDVGAVETRRAKRQQFLRKRGIYLLPNAFTTAALFCGFFAVVQAMNVRFEIAAIAIFVAMVLDGMDGRVARMTHTQSAFGEQFDSLSDMVSFGVAPALVMYEWVLKDLGRWGWLAAFVYCSGAALRLARFNTNVGVVDKRYFQGLPSPAAAALIAGFVWLATDNRVPLKLVWLPWVAFALTVYAGVTMVSNAPFYSGKALDVRYRVPFAGVLLVVVAFVLVSSDPPVMLFCLFVLYGFSGYVWWAYMAMRGRPNPARSSQRDH
- a CDS encoding phosphatidylserine decarboxylase, with the translated sequence MNYPHPIIAREGWPFIAIAAVVAILVQAIGGFGFAWIFWLIVIFVVQFFRDPPRPIPTQANAVLCPADGRIVAVETAHDPYAGREALKISVFMNVFNVHSQRSPVDGAITKVQYFPGAYLNAAVDKASTENERNAIVLQTATGHTVTSVQIAGLIARRILCYVHAGEPLTRGQRYGFIRFGSRVDVYLPVGSRPRVAIGEKVSASSTILAEFAE